From the Leptospira barantonii genome, the window TCTCGATCCGACCGGAACTTTCAGCATTCTTCGCACCCTTTTTTCCGGGACGACCGGCTACACGAATTTTATGATGAATCAATATTCTTCGTTTAAAGGCGCGGGATTGGATATCTACATTTCATACGTAAAAAGAAACTTCGGCGCGGACAGTCCCAACAATCGAATCGATCTGATCATCGCTGACGGACAGGCCACGAAGATGATTCCGACTAACGTGCCTATGACCGGATCACAGATCACCAGTATGGTCGGATACGGTTATACTGCGGGTAACGCAACCAACAAGTTCGCGATTCTTTTTGAAGTGAACGATTTGGGCGTGTATCAGTATTACTATTGGGTCGGCTCGACACTTCCATCGGCAGGAAGTACTATGACTTTTACAAAGTTTACGGCGCCGGTTGCAGGTGTACCAATCGTAGGTTTCGGACCGTTTAACGTAGGCGCCGTGGAAAAACTTGCCTTCTGTCAAAAGTTGGGAGCGAGCACTCCGACCTGTTATAACACGAACAGCGATTTTACGAACTTACAAACTGTCACTGGTCCGGTTCCGACCTCTTGTACGACCGTGTACAACAACGGTTCCGTGGGTTGGTGTTTGGATGCGATCGTAGGAAGCAGTTATCCGTTTTATTCTACGAACGGTGGAGTCGCGGCATTCGCCGGACCAGCTTCCATTACTCTTGTTTCCAACTTTAGATCGGGTGCGTATTCGAATTCGGGTCTGAGCAGTTTTTTTATTTCTCCGATCGGAACCGAATCGCATTACGTCGAACACGGAACCGGAACCTTGAGAATCACTTCCACATTCGGAGATTTGACTTCGTTAGGAGCTTTGAATTCTCCCGGAAACTCGTATCAACAAGTGATCCCGATGTCCGCGATCGCTAGCACCGATAGTATCTATCCAGTTCGCGGTTTTGTAAACGGAAGCTTTTCGTATCTAACGTTTATCGCAAACGGAATCGGTGGAAGTAGTACCCCGTATGCGTTTAAGAGTAACGACTTGGGAGCCACATGGACCCAACTCAGTCAGACGCTTCTTCCTTTACCGGCGCCCGGGTATCCGATGGATCCCGTCCCGAGTTTGACATCCGCGCTTGGTTTTTTTGCGACGAGTACGGGCGGGGATAAACTGCATAACTTCGTGAATATCGAAGGCGACGGTTTGAAACGTTACGCGTCCGTAGACAACGGAGCAACTTGGACCCTGCAGGAATCGATTCCGCTCACTTCCGAATAATTTTTTTTTGTCTCATCAAGAAAAAAAAGCTTGTACTTTCCCACGTACTCCTAGAACATCCTTTCAACAATTTTAAGGATGTTTCCATGCAAGAACAGGGTGCAAAGTTTAAGAGTCAGTTAGAAAGATACATTAACTACCGCGGGATCGATATTGTCCTGCATCTCAAAGACGGTTCTCGTGTGGAATTGGATCGTAATCGTAAAATGGTAGGCGAACAGATCGTCTATTTCCCTTCTAAGAACCTTTCTAGCGCGGTCGAACTCACAAGTATCAGCCGCGCGGAATTTTTCGTAGCGTAAAAAGCGACCAAAGAAGTCGATTAGGAACCGTTTCGTTTCGAAACACGGACGGTTCCTAAAAATTAGAGAATTAGAATGTTCTAATTCTCTAATTTAACGACCCAGGTCGAGTAAAGTTCCGCCACCAAGTCGCCTTCTTCATCGTAGGCCTTGGAAACGAGCTTTACGACGGAACGTTTTTGATCCGTAATCTCGCTGGTTACCTTCAAACTGCCGCCCAATACTTTTTTTAGGTATTTGATTTCAGCCGCGGCGGTCGCCATAAACTTATACTGCAAATCCGACGCGCGAATCCAAGAAGCCATCGCCGCGCCCGCGGAACTGTCCATAGCCGCAAAAAGCGCGCCACCGTGAACGATCTTGACCGGATTGAAAAAGGAATCGTCTACCGTAAGTTCATACTCGCTTTTCCCTCCGCTTGCGGAGATGATTTTGTATCCGATCTTACTGGAGAATCTGTCTTCTGCTTGAAAATACTCGGTGAACTCTTTCGTGTTCGCTTCCGGCATAGATGAGAATGGGTTCATATACGATAAAGTTTTTTATCGAAGAATTTTCTGTCAATCCTAGGTTTTCAAAATGGTAGCAAGCTCTTCTTAGAAGGGAATATACGATACTTGGATTGCAACAAACTGCAAATTATTAGTTTGACATCAAAATTTTAAAACATGGATGAAGAAGATGGAAACACGTCAAAACGTTCGGTTCTTATAAAAGATTCTGATTTTTTAAAATTCGATTGTGAGTTGTAGTTTCTTTCCGAGTTTTTGAAACAAGGAAAGAAACCGCGGAACACTTACGGAAGAACGTTATGCGTTCTTTTTTATATTTTTTAGGAAAGGTCTCGGATCAAATCTTCTATCTCTTGAACCTTGTTGAAATCTCTTTCGGTATAGTTCAAATAGAGATCGTATTCGGAGCCGGAGATTTTTTCACAACGGATTACTTTGACCGGGATCTGGATCGCTCCGGATAGACTGATCGTTCCGAGTTTCAACTCCAAAACGGT encodes:
- a CDS encoding LIC11996 family lipoprotein, with translation MKRYYSILMLLLLLNCYKFQESALDPTGTFSILRTLFSGTTGYTNFMMNQYSSFKGAGLDIYISYVKRNFGADSPNNRIDLIIADGQATKMIPTNVPMTGSQITSMVGYGYTAGNATNKFAILFEVNDLGVYQYYYWVGSTLPSAGSTMTFTKFTAPVAGVPIVGFGPFNVGAVEKLAFCQKLGASTPTCYNTNSDFTNLQTVTGPVPTSCTTVYNNGSVGWCLDAIVGSSYPFYSTNGGVAAFAGPASITLVSNFRSGAYSNSGLSSFFISPIGTESHYVEHGTGTLRITSTFGDLTSLGALNSPGNSYQQVIPMSAIASTDSIYPVRGFVNGSFSYLTFIANGIGGSSTPYAFKSNDLGATWTQLSQTLLPLPAPGYPMDPVPSLTSALGFFATSTGGDKLHNFVNIEGDGLKRYASVDNGATWTLQESIPLTSE
- a CDS encoding PaaI family thioesterase, whose product is MPEANTKEFTEYFQAEDRFSSKIGYKIISASGGKSEYELTVDDSFFNPVKIVHGGALFAAMDSSAGAAMASWIRASDLQYKFMATAAAEIKYLKKVLGGSLKVTSEITDQKRSVVKLVSKAYDEEGDLVAELYSTWVVKLEN
- a CDS encoding PilZ domain-containing protein, whose translation is MHYSRIPNTITVYLSELADQSLRLAENILKGLLHRTDSPVEPGTVLELKLGTISLSGAIQIPVKVIRCEKISGSEYDLYLNYTERDFNKVQEIEDLIRDLS